Proteins encoded within one genomic window of Setaria italica strain Yugu1 chromosome IV, Setaria_italica_v2.0, whole genome shotgun sequence:
- the LOC101758782 gene encoding uncharacterized protein LOC101758782 encodes MWAGWLALPVVNSFRDMEPKMVSATHWRSMRMSCYLIKKFGQPWQTSALNWIIKSLDVFRLKVDAWLAYHTQGTYRDVIGILLKLKRLTNRHPSCYSSACWMATGNWDSGAGRHAELYIRV; translated from the exons ATGTGGGCGGGTTGGCTTGCGCTGCCAGTTGTGAACTCCTTCCGTGACATGGAACCCAAG ATGGTGAGTGCAACGCATTGGAGAAGCATGAGGATGTCCTGTTACCTCATCAAG AAATTTGGCCAGCCCTGGCAAACGTCGGCGTTGAACTGGATCATCAAGTCCCTGGACGTGTTTCGACTTAAAGTAGATGCTTGGTTGGCTTATCACACCCAGGGCACATACAGAGATG TCATTGGAATTCTCCTCAAGCTGAAGAGACTCACAAATCGGCATCCGTCATGTTACTCTTCGGCGTGCTGGATGGCCACAGGCAACTGGGACAGTGGAGCAGGACGCCATGCTGAACTGTATATACGTGTTTAG
- the LOC101759063 gene encoding uncharacterized protein LOC101759063 — protein sequence MAIAPYTLRLSPPPLDAPLLPQLRAQLRRRGSAKVAASGTSWAPAAGESSDGVGGWWLPEREKPVEQGRRKTGFGRALAVGLGASAAIALAGLAWQSPSSRNCFQQLIVAPLHYVQEKLSTESTETPNDNASDRESDEDEVFSTTPDEKAEAVTDDSMQNSTAVRRHFSFRAPIDPIHEEAFSILKKLQIIEKDVSPSDFCTRREFARWFVKLCSKFERKRMQRIVPDKLTSGSVQSAFDDVNIDDPDFLYIQSLGESGIVLSKLSNSLETSTSGSPTVQENSFFLPESYLSRFDLVNWKVLVEHPRALGADQKMLSQKVRILDLCACPDVSPSMLIELMAGENNIISRVFGNTRRLQPHKPVTKAQAAAALTSGRMEEAIRDELNRLEAENEAHLSAIAEIMEELISRGDIQQQWEDKMKKEQQRGFEVDKDLQHVLHELANERTDRERELEDLLKEKSALEIQNQDLINLRSEIDGMYDRLATENAEVMADQQNLENLLSDMTSKHQAVNEAKSYLEAEKEALTMLRTWVEEEAARVHERAETLKKAVRRWRVPVD from the exons ATGGCCATCGCCCCCTACACACTccgcctctcgccgccgccgctcgatgCCCCGCTCCTCCCCCAGCTCCGGGCTCAGCTTCGCCGCCGCGGGTCCGCCAAAGTAGCTGCTTCCGGCACCAGCtgggctcccgccgccggcgaatcTAGCGACGGGGTCGGCGGCTGGTGGCTCCCCGAGCGCGAGAAGCCAGTGGaacaggggaggaggaagactg GGTTTGGGAGAGCTCTCGCCGTCGGGCTGGGAGCTTCTGCGGCGATCGCCTTGGCCGGGCTGGCGTGGCAGTCCCCGTCGTCCAGGAACT GTTTTCAGCAACTCATTGTTGCCCCATTGCATTACGTTCAAGAGAAATTGTCAACAGAGTCAACAGAGACGCCCAATGACAATGCAAGTGACAGAGAAtctgatgaagatgaagtttTCAGCACAACACCAGATGAGAAGGCTGAAGCAGTTACTGATGATTCAATGCAAAATAGTACGGCTGTTCGCAGACATTTTTCTTTTAGAGCTCCTATTGATCCTATACATGAGGAGGCTTTCTCTATACTGAAGAAGCTACAG ATAATTGAAAAAGATGTTAGCCCCAGTGATTTTTGTACTCGGAGGGAATTTGCAAGATGGTTTGTTAAGTTGTGCTCAAAGTTTGAGAG GAAAAGGATGCAGAGGATTGTTCCTGACAAATTAACTTCTGGTTCAGTCCAAAGTGCCTTTGATGATGTAAATATTGATGACCCTGATTTCTTGTATATCCAAT CTTTAGGAGAATCTGGTATTGTACTCAGTAAGCTATCAAACTCCTTGGAAACTTCGACAAGTGGTTCTCCTACTGTCCAGGAAAATTCTTTTTTCCTACCTGAGAG TTATCTCTCTCGTTTTGATCTTGTCAACTGGAAAGTGCTTGTGGAACATCCGCGTGCATTAGGAGCAGACCAAAAG ATGCTGAGTCAAAAAGTTCGCATTTTGGATTTGTGTGCTTGCCCAGATGTGTCTCCATCCATGCTCATAGAGCTGATGGCTGGTGAGAACAACATCATCAGCAGAGTTTTCG GAAATACAAGACGCCTTCAACCACACAAACCTGTAACGAAAGCACAAGCAGCTGCTGCACTGACCAGTGGtcgaatggaggaagcaattcGTGATGAGTTAAACAGACTAGAAGCCGAAAATGAAGCCCATCTTTCTGCTATAGCTGAAATAATGGAAGAATTAATCAGTAGAGGAGATATACAACAACAATGGGAGgacaagatgaagaaggagcAACAACGAGGTTTTGAAGTTGACAAGGATCTTCAACATGTGTTGCATGAGCTTGCAAATGAGAGGACAGACAGAGAAAGAGAACTAGAAGATTTGTTGAAAGAAAAGTCAGCTTTAGAGATCCAGAATCAGGATCTCATAAATTTAAGGTCAGAAATTGATGGCATGTATGATAGACTGGCAACCGAGAATGCAGAGGTCATGGCTGATCAGCAGAATTTGGAAAACCTGTTGTCGGACATGACCAGCAAGCATCAAGCTGTCAATGAAGCTAAATCGTATCTTGAAGCTGAAAAGGAAGCTCTTACAATGCTAAG GACTTgggtggaggaggaagcagcCAGAGTCCATGAACGAGCTGAGACACTCAAGAAAGCTGTAAGAAGATGGCGAGTTCCAGTAGATTGA